The Actinomyces sp. oral taxon 414 genome has a segment encoding these proteins:
- a CDS encoding aminopeptidase P family protein, with the protein MTQSQTPSPSSSEAPKEAQSLAQRGNNRSRQPTNQAFRDFIGSGWGPRPDAPPALSEAAPWAAKRRESLGARFPGERLVLPAGPLKTRNNDCDYRFRPHSAFSHLAGTGTDFEPDAVLVLEPLTPPGLPAAAGRPTHEAVLYFRPRAPRSSEEFYADPRYGELWVGVRPSIEEVEAATGLRAAHIDTLPDALAKDAGAQGVQLRVITEADAAVTAQVDQVRRSAGQVHGQDARSVDDALAEAASELRLIKDPWEIDQLQAAVDATKAGFDDLIRSIPRAKGHWRGERVLEGAFGARAREEGNGLGYDTIAAAGNHANTLHWIGNDGPVRPGELVLVDAGVEVDSLYTADVTRTIPVDGRFTAPQRRVYEAVLEAADAAFARAGESGVRFRDLHSAAMEVLARRLHEWGLLPEGVSAEDSLSPQGQYHRRWMVHGTSHHLGLDVHDCAQARREMSMDALLVSGMVFTIEPGLYFREDDLLVPAELRGMGVRIEDDVVIRPDGRPEYLTAAIPRRPDDVEAWVSGLIAD; encoded by the coding sequence ATGACCCAGTCGCAGACCCCCTCCCCCAGCTCCTCCGAGGCCCCGAAGGAGGCCCAGTCCCTCGCGCAGCGCGGCAACAACCGCTCCCGGCAGCCGACCAACCAGGCCTTCCGGGACTTCATCGGCTCCGGATGGGGTCCGCGCCCCGACGCCCCGCCCGCCCTGTCCGAGGCCGCGCCGTGGGCCGCCAAGCGGCGGGAGTCTTTGGGCGCCCGCTTCCCCGGCGAGCGCCTGGTCCTGCCGGCCGGCCCCCTCAAGACCCGCAACAACGACTGCGACTACCGCTTCCGCCCCCACTCGGCCTTCTCACACCTGGCGGGCACCGGCACGGACTTCGAGCCCGACGCCGTGCTCGTCCTGGAGCCCCTGACCCCGCCGGGGCTGCCGGCGGCCGCCGGCCGGCCCACCCACGAGGCGGTGCTGTACTTCCGGCCGCGGGCCCCGCGCTCCAGCGAGGAGTTCTACGCCGACCCGCGCTACGGCGAGCTGTGGGTGGGGGTGCGCCCCTCCATCGAGGAGGTCGAGGCCGCCACGGGCCTGCGCGCGGCCCACATCGACACCCTTCCCGACGCCCTGGCCAAGGACGCGGGCGCCCAGGGCGTGCAGCTGCGCGTCATCACCGAGGCCGACGCCGCCGTCACCGCGCAGGTGGACCAGGTCCGGCGCTCCGCCGGGCAGGTCCACGGCCAGGACGCCCGGAGCGTCGACGACGCCCTGGCGGAGGCCGCCAGCGAGCTGCGCCTGATCAAGGACCCCTGGGAGATCGACCAGCTCCAGGCCGCCGTCGACGCCACCAAGGCCGGCTTCGACGACCTCATCCGTTCCATCCCGCGGGCCAAGGGCCACTGGCGCGGCGAGCGCGTCCTGGAGGGGGCCTTCGGGGCCCGGGCCCGCGAGGAGGGCAACGGCCTGGGCTACGACACGATCGCCGCCGCCGGGAACCACGCCAACACCCTGCACTGGATCGGCAACGACGGCCCGGTGCGCCCCGGCGAGCTGGTCCTGGTCGACGCCGGCGTGGAGGTCGACTCCCTCTACACCGCGGACGTGACCCGCACTATCCCCGTGGACGGGCGCTTCACCGCCCCCCAGCGCCGCGTCTACGAGGCGGTGCTGGAGGCGGCCGACGCTGCCTTCGCCCGGGCGGGCGAGAGCGGGGTCCGCTTCCGGGACCTGCACTCGGCCGCCATGGAGGTCCTGGCCCGCCGGCTCCACGAGTGGGGCCTGCTGCCCGAGGGCGTCAGCGCCGAGGACTCCCTGTCCCCCCAGGGCCAGTACCACCGCCGCTGGATGGTCCACGGCACCAGCCACCACCTGGGCCTGGACGTGCACGACTGCGCCCAGGCGCGCCGGGAGATGTCCATGGACGCGCTCCTGGTGTCCGGGATGGTGTTCACCATCGAGCCGGGCCTGTACTTCCGCGAGGACGACCTGCTGGTCCCCGCCGAGCTGCGCGGCATGGGGGTGCGGATCGAGGACGACGTCGTCATCCGCCCCGACGGGCGCCCCGAGTACCTCACGGCGGCGATCCCGCGGCGCCCCGACGACGTCGAGGCCTGGGTGAGCGGCCTCATCGCCGACTGA
- a CDS encoding PHP domain-containing protein → MRIDPHTHSACSDGTDSPADLMAAAARAGLDVVGLTDHDTTAGWAEAAAAVADTGVALLRGAEISCSDDGVTLHLLAYLFDPDDAALTAALEEVRTSRAGRGERMVERLAADYPITWSDVAARAAGAETIGRPHIADALVAAGCFPDRAAAFAGPLATSSPYYVRHRALDPVEACRLVRAAGGVPVAAHPRAASRQRRLVPDETFARMAEAGLAALEVDHRDHGPVQREQARRLALSLGLGCSGSSDYHGAGKPNRLGENLMPPELLERIVAEGVLPLVTP, encoded by the coding sequence GTGCGCATCGATCCCCACACCCATTCGGCCTGCTCGGACGGCACCGACTCGCCCGCCGACCTCATGGCCGCCGCCGCGAGGGCCGGCCTCGACGTCGTCGGGCTGACCGACCACGACACGACCGCCGGGTGGGCCGAGGCCGCGGCGGCCGTGGCCGACACCGGCGTCGCCCTGCTGCGCGGGGCCGAGATCTCCTGCTCCGACGACGGCGTGACCCTCCACCTGCTCGCCTACCTGTTCGACCCCGACGACGCCGCCCTGACGGCCGCCCTGGAGGAGGTGCGGACCTCGCGGGCCGGGCGCGGTGAGCGCATGGTCGAGCGCCTGGCCGCCGACTACCCCATCACCTGGAGCGACGTGGCGGCGCGCGCCGCCGGCGCCGAGACCATCGGCCGGCCCCATATCGCCGACGCCCTCGTGGCGGCCGGCTGCTTCCCCGACCGCGCCGCCGCCTTCGCCGGCCCCCTGGCGACCTCCAGCCCCTACTACGTGCGCCACCGGGCCCTGGACCCCGTGGAGGCCTGTCGGCTCGTGCGCGCCGCCGGGGGCGTGCCCGTGGCGGCCCACCCGCGGGCGGCCTCCCGCCAGCGGCGCCTCGTGCCCGACGAGACCTTCGCGCGCATGGCCGAGGCCGGTCTGGCCGCCCTGGAGGTCGACCACCGCGACCACGGACCCGTCCAGCGCGAGCAGGCCCGGCGCCTGGCCCTGAGCCTGGGCCTGGGGTGCTCGGGCTCCTCGGACTACCACGGCGCCGGCAAACCCAACCGCCTGGGGGAGAACCTCATGCCCCCCGAGCTGCTGGAGCGGATCGTGGCCGAGGGGGTCCTGCCGCTGGTGACGCCGTAG
- a CDS encoding MarC family protein: MLDSVFDPTLFATAFTTVLVIQDPLGAIPIFLSLTSRQTDRERRSSARQATLVSFAVIFVFAVFGRYILKFLGITVPALQISGGLLLLLVALELLTDRADESPDPDAVTANAALVPLGTPLLAGPGAIVAAMVAVESAATPVVGWVSVVLALLATHVVIWLALRFSLTLHRVLGDSAIRVLTRILGLLLAAIAVQMIADGVLAYIAVLL, encoded by the coding sequence ATGCTCGACTCCGTCTTCGACCCCACCCTCTTCGCCACGGCCTTCACCACGGTCCTGGTCATCCAGGACCCGCTGGGGGCGATCCCCATCTTCCTGTCGCTCACCAGCCGGCAGACGGACCGCGAGCGCCGGTCCTCGGCGCGCCAGGCCACGCTGGTGTCCTTCGCGGTCATCTTCGTCTTCGCGGTCTTCGGCCGCTACATCCTCAAGTTCCTGGGCATTACGGTGCCGGCCCTCCAGATCTCGGGGGGCCTGCTGCTGCTGCTGGTGGCCCTGGAGCTGCTGACCGACAGGGCCGACGAGAGTCCGGACCCGGACGCGGTCACCGCCAATGCCGCCCTGGTGCCCCTGGGGACCCCGCTCCTGGCCGGCCCGGGCGCCATTGTCGCGGCCATGGTGGCCGTGGAGTCCGCGGCGACGCCGGTCGTGGGCTGGGTGAGCGTGGTCCTGGCGCTGCTGGCCACGCATGTGGTCATCTGGCTCGCGCTGCGCTTCTCCCTGACCCTGCACCGGGTCCTGGGGGATTCGGCGATCCGCGTGCTCACCCGCATCCTCGGGCTGCTGCTGGCGGCCATCGCCGTGCAGATGATCGCCGACGGCGTCCTGGCCTACATCGCCGTCCTGCTCTGA
- a CDS encoding DEAD/DEAH box helicase → MTDDKPPATHPAAEADSPSSGVIRTAGAHAPVLDEATPDITDEGAADLTDRTFADYGVEPEICRALAAKGITRPFPIQALTLPVALEGLDIIGQAKTGTGKTLGFGIPLLMDTLGPGEEGWDTDPAAGSPQALVVLPTRELAKQVAGELAQAASERTVRIVQVYGGRAYEPQIEALERGAEIVVGTPGRLIDLMDRRLLDLTHVTTVVLDEADEMLDLGFLPDVEKILSRTRPDRQTMLFSATMPGAVVALARRYMTKPTHIRAQDPGDEGMTVKTTRQVVYRTHALNKVEVLARILQASGRGRTIIFARTKRTCARVAEDLAARGFATAALHGDLGQGAREQALRAFRKGKVDVLVATDVAARGIDVDDVTHVINYQCPEDEKIYVHRIGRTGRAGHSGTAITFVDWDDVPRWRLIAKALGLPIEEPVETYHTSDHLFADLNIPRGVTGTLPRSQRTLAGLDAEEIEDLGETGRRERGRARGERGRRGGRVERAADAGRERRGRATAGDGTRRTRTRTRKRTRGGRPVAPRDDED, encoded by the coding sequence GTGACCGACGACAAACCCCCCGCAACACACCCCGCCGCCGAGGCCGACTCGCCGAGCTCGGGCGTCATCCGGACCGCCGGCGCCCACGCCCCCGTCCTGGACGAGGCCACCCCCGACATCACCGACGAGGGCGCCGCCGATCTGACCGACAGGACCTTCGCCGACTACGGCGTCGAACCCGAGATCTGCCGGGCACTGGCCGCCAAGGGCATCACCCGCCCCTTCCCCATCCAGGCCCTCACCCTGCCCGTGGCACTGGAGGGCCTGGACATTATCGGCCAGGCCAAGACCGGCACCGGCAAGACCCTGGGCTTCGGCATCCCGCTGCTCATGGACACCCTGGGGCCCGGCGAGGAGGGCTGGGACACCGACCCCGCCGCCGGCAGCCCGCAGGCCCTAGTGGTCCTGCCCACCCGCGAACTGGCCAAACAGGTCGCCGGCGAACTCGCCCAGGCCGCCTCCGAACGCACCGTGCGCATCGTCCAGGTCTACGGCGGGCGCGCCTACGAGCCGCAGATAGAGGCCCTGGAGCGGGGCGCGGAGATCGTCGTCGGCACGCCGGGGCGCCTCATCGACCTCATGGACCGACGGCTCCTGGACCTGACCCACGTGACCACCGTCGTCCTGGACGAGGCCGACGAAATGCTCGACCTGGGCTTCCTGCCGGACGTGGAGAAGATCCTCTCCCGCACCCGCCCCGACCGCCAGACCATGCTCTTCAGCGCCACCATGCCCGGCGCCGTCGTCGCCCTGGCGCGCCGGTACATGACCAAGCCGACCCACATCCGCGCCCAGGACCCCGGCGACGAGGGCATGACCGTCAAAACCACCCGGCAGGTCGTCTACCGCACCCACGCCCTGAACAAGGTCGAGGTCCTGGCCCGCATACTCCAGGCCTCCGGACGGGGCCGCACCATTATCTTCGCGCGCACCAAGCGCACCTGCGCGCGCGTGGCCGAGGACCTGGCCGCCCGCGGCTTCGCCACCGCCGCCCTCCACGGCGACCTCGGCCAGGGCGCCCGCGAACAGGCGCTGCGGGCCTTCCGCAAGGGCAAGGTCGACGTGCTCGTGGCCACCGACGTGGCCGCCCGCGGCATTGACGTCGACGACGTCACCCACGTCATCAACTACCAGTGCCCCGAAGACGAGAAGATCTACGTCCACCGCATCGGCCGCACCGGACGCGCCGGGCACTCGGGCACCGCCATCACCTTCGTCGACTGGGACGACGTGCCCCGCTGGCGCCTCATTGCCAAGGCCCTGGGCCTGCCCATTGAGGAACCGGTGGAGACCTACCACACCAGCGACCACCTCTTCGCCGACCTGAACATCCCCCGGGGCGTGACCGGCACCCTGCCGCGCTCCCAGCGGACCCTGGCGGGCCTGGACGCCGAGGAGATCGAGGACCTGGGCGAGACCGGCCGCCGCGAGCGCGGCCGCGCCCGGGGCGAACGCGGCCGGCGGGGCGGACGCGTCGAACGGGCCGCCGACGCGGGGCGCGAGCGCCGCGGCCGGGCGACGGCCGGGGACGGGACCCGGCGCACCCGCACCCGTACCCGCAAGCGCACCCGCGGCGGCAGGCCCGTCGCGCCCCGCGACGACGAAGACTGA
- a CDS encoding ferritin-like fold-containing protein, with amino-acid sequence MTPPAAATVPGSGDAPPVLSEHERSVLGVVVYSCTVSSIRHAKDADRAPSMAERGQMLRMSAERVAALDGLGALAAAAGADADAAAEPFMGALGDFDQRLRPLDWAERLLKTHLALGLLADFCQALVAGLSEPLRGGLGGALVEDRFTRFAADALVPGIDADPQLAGRLGLWGRRVVGEEIGTLQRMLASFPPLLEGAAGLEDVHAALSEGAVTRMRSLGLRD; translated from the coding sequence ATGACTCCTCCTGCTGCGGCGACCGTCCCCGGTAGCGGTGACGCGCCCCCCGTCCTGTCCGAGCACGAGCGCAGCGTCCTGGGCGTCGTCGTCTACTCCTGCACGGTGTCCTCGATCCGTCACGCCAAGGACGCCGACAGGGCCCCGTCCATGGCCGAGCGCGGGCAGATGCTGCGGATGAGCGCCGAGCGGGTGGCCGCCCTCGATGGGCTGGGGGCGCTGGCGGCCGCGGCGGGCGCCGACGCCGACGCGGCCGCCGAGCCCTTCATGGGGGCGCTGGGCGACTTCGACCAGCGGCTGCGCCCGTTGGACTGGGCCGAGCGGCTGCTCAAGACCCACCTGGCGCTGGGGCTGCTGGCGGACTTCTGCCAGGCGCTGGTCGCGGGCCTGTCCGAGCCGCTGCGTGGCGGGCTGGGCGGGGCCCTGGTGGAGGACCGCTTCACCCGCTTCGCGGCCGACGCGCTCGTGCCGGGCATTGACGCCGATCCGCAGCTGGCGGGCAGACTGGGGCTGTGGGGGCGGCGCGTGGTGGGGGAGGAGATCGGCACGCTCCAGCGGATGCTCGCCTCCTTCCCGCCCCTGCTCGAGGGCGCCGCCGGCCTGGAGGACGTCCATGCGGCGCTCTCCGAGGGCGCCGTGACGCGCATGCGCAGCCTGGGGCTGCGCGACTGA
- a CDS encoding DUF3107 domain-containing protein: protein MQVTIGIKHSGRELNLETSASQDEVLEVLAGASTKDVTLADDRGRRVFVPAGSLAYVELGEAAPRRVGFGI, encoded by the coding sequence ATGCAGGTCACCATCGGCATTAAGCACTCCGGTCGCGAGCTGAACCTCGAGACCTCCGCGAGCCAGGACGAGGTCCTGGAGGTCCTGGCCGGCGCCTCGACCAAGGACGTCACCCTCGCCGACGACAGGGGCCGACGGGTCTTCGTGCCGGCCGGGTCCCTGGCCTACGTCGAGCTCGGCGAGGCCGCCCCCCGCCGTGTCGGCTTCGGCATCTGA
- a CDS encoding RNA ligase, whose product MRTMFVLRGAPGAGKSTLIRRHRLDGLAVGLDDFRRLFSAVFTDLDGAPTLAMTFGAEKQVVAAFKAAVAARIRQGATLLLDCTNPSRKSYREFASLARRCGYRVYVVDVQGDLTDAELIERNETRRGSPDYVEPGVVTDIAARVRGGSASVTEPAVSLDDVRRLNTVEEMDASGYERLVVVGDVQSCAGALAGVKDFYGGWDPATLFVFVGDLFDRGPDAAGVMDLIAPDGTVPDNVILVEGNHDEHLRMLIGEVRPGGWPDTRASLGQILAAGRGRGEIEALLARMVPLVGLRFAGEHILITHAGLDPATIDRITVEGEGGRLAWDLTEVPMLQLLLGSSERSAVFQGRSSYARAVEERLSHPRILQIHGHRNGARCEEPGPALAAPNVYTLEHRVENGGHLAVLEIGADGARTLRAFEQERVEPAGAAADPTSLVARMSAHPEVRVRRVEGLPGVLACNFTKRAFTKGIWDETSCRARGLFLREADSRVVARGYDKFFNIGQPPGPADLEEVVRAGAGRPLTVRRKWNGYLGIVSVIDGRLRVFSKSGVTAYSEHARCLLEAHLGGRVDELAALIARADASLTFEVISRRDPHIIDEGDDKVVLLDAVRNQEDMELVDDLRREVAEDFDFVCPPVEVLSPAADDAALTALVSRARRAEEDQEEGFVITYAGGAMTKYKSAYYREVKAFRSLLTRHLAGSPVRMAGPGSDLMRAFLDRGTTEGFMVEGLLGPVVNIPALAASLRDA is encoded by the coding sequence ATGCGTACCATGTTCGTCCTGCGCGGGGCACCCGGCGCGGGCAAGTCGACTCTGATCCGCCGTCACCGCCTCGACGGCCTCGCCGTCGGCCTGGACGACTTCCGACGCCTGTTCTCGGCCGTCTTCACGGACCTGGACGGCGCGCCCACTCTGGCCATGACCTTCGGCGCGGAGAAGCAGGTTGTGGCGGCCTTCAAGGCCGCCGTCGCCGCCCGGATCCGCCAGGGCGCCACCCTCCTGCTCGACTGCACCAACCCCTCGCGCAAGAGCTACCGCGAATTCGCCTCGCTCGCCCGGCGCTGCGGCTACCGGGTCTACGTCGTCGACGTCCAGGGGGACCTGACCGACGCCGAACTCATCGAGCGCAATGAGACCCGCCGCGGGTCCCCGGACTATGTCGAGCCCGGAGTGGTGACGGATATCGCCGCCCGGGTCCGCGGCGGCAGCGCCTCCGTGACCGAGCCGGCCGTCTCCCTTGACGACGTGCGGCGCCTGAACACGGTGGAGGAGATGGACGCCTCCGGCTACGAGCGCCTGGTCGTGGTCGGCGACGTGCAGAGCTGCGCCGGCGCCCTGGCCGGGGTCAAGGACTTCTACGGGGGCTGGGACCCCGCCACCCTGTTCGTCTTCGTCGGCGACCTGTTCGACCGCGGCCCCGACGCCGCGGGCGTCATGGACCTCATCGCCCCGGACGGGACGGTGCCCGACAATGTCATCCTCGTCGAGGGCAACCACGACGAGCACCTGCGCATGCTCATAGGCGAGGTCCGCCCCGGCGGCTGGCCCGACACCCGCGCCTCGCTCGGCCAGATCCTGGCCGCCGGCCGCGGTCGGGGCGAGATCGAGGCGCTCCTGGCGCGCATGGTCCCCCTGGTCGGCCTGCGCTTCGCCGGCGAGCACATTCTGATCACCCACGCCGGCCTGGACCCGGCCACCATCGACCGCATCACCGTCGAGGGCGAGGGGGGTCGGCTCGCCTGGGACCTGACCGAGGTCCCCATGCTCCAGCTCCTGCTCGGCTCCTCCGAGCGCTCCGCCGTCTTCCAGGGGCGTTCGAGCTACGCGCGCGCCGTCGAGGAGCGCCTGTCCCACCCGCGTATCCTCCAGATCCACGGGCACCGCAACGGGGCCCGCTGTGAGGAGCCGGGGCCCGCCCTCGCCGCGCCCAATGTGTACACCCTGGAGCACCGGGTCGAGAACGGCGGGCACCTGGCCGTCCTGGAGATCGGCGCCGACGGCGCGCGCACCCTGCGCGCCTTCGAGCAGGAGCGCGTCGAGCCCGCCGGCGCCGCCGCCGACCCGACCAGCCTGGTGGCGCGCATGAGCGCCCACCCGGAGGTGCGCGTGCGCCGCGTCGAGGGGCTGCCCGGCGTGCTCGCCTGCAATTTCACCAAGCGGGCCTTCACCAAGGGCATCTGGGACGAGACCAGTTGCCGGGCCCGGGGCCTGTTCCTGCGCGAGGCCGACTCCCGGGTCGTGGCCCGCGGCTACGACAAGTTCTTCAACATCGGCCAGCCCCCCGGCCCGGCCGACCTGGAGGAGGTCGTGCGCGCCGGGGCCGGCCGGCCCCTGACCGTGCGCCGCAAGTGGAACGGCTACCTCGGCATTGTCAGCGTCATCGACGGACGGCTGCGCGTGTTCTCCAAGTCCGGCGTCACGGCCTACTCCGAGCACGCCCGCTGCCTGCTGGAGGCCCACCTGGGCGGGAGGGTCGACGAGCTCGCCGCCCTCATCGCCCGGGCCGACGCCTCGCTCACCTTCGAGGTCATTAGCCGCCGCGACCCCCACATTATCGACGAGGGCGATGACAAGGTGGTGCTGCTCGACGCCGTGCGCAACCAGGAGGACATGGAGCTGGTCGACGACCTGCGCCGGGAGGTGGCCGAGGACTTCGACTTCGTCTGCCCGCCCGTGGAGGTCCTGTCGCCGGCCGCCGACGACGCCGCCCTGACGGCGCTGGTCTCCCGCGCCCGGCGGGCGGAGGAGGACCAGGAGGAGGGCTTCGTCATCACCTACGCGGGCGGCGCCATGACCAAGTACAAGTCCGCCTACTACCGCGAGGTCAAGGCCTTCCGCTCCCTGCTGACCCGCCACCTGGCCGGCAGTCCGGTGCGCATGGCGGGTCCCGGCTCGGACCTCATGCGCGCCTTCCTCGACCGCGGCACCACGGAGGGCTTCATGGTCGAGGGCCTGCTGGGCCCCGTCGTGAACATCCCGGCCCTCGCCGCCTCCCTGCGGGACGCGTGA